The Jatrophihabitans sp. nucleotide sequence TGCCCGGCTCGTCCAGGATGAGCAGCTCCGGGTTCTTCAACAGCGCGGCCGCGATGCCCAGGCGCTGCTTCATGCCCAGCGAGTAACCCTTGACCCGGTCGCCGGCCCGTGCGGTCAACCCGACGAAGTCCAGCAGCTCATCGACCCGTCGGGGGGCGATGGCACTGGCTTGGGCGAGCAGGTCGAGGTTGCGGCGGCCGGTGAACTGGGGAAAGAACAGCGGGGTCTCGACCAGGGCGCCGATCCGGCCGATCACCTGCGGCAGCTGTGCGGGCACCGGCTGGCCGAGCATCCGCATGCTGCCCGAGTCGGCGCGCACCAGGCCCAGCAGCAACCGGATGGTGGTGGTCTTGCCGGAGCCGTTGGGCCCGAGAAAGCCGAACACGCCACCGGCCTCGACGTCGAGGTTCAGGCCCCGGACGGCGTGCTCGGCGGGCTTGCGCCAGCGGCGGTAGGTCTTGTGCGCCTCGCGGATCTCGACGACCGGCATAGCCACCCCCTTGTTCGGGGGGTGACTATGCCGGATTCAGCTACCGACGGTGGGATGTCTGACCAGAGCGCACACTCATGCCGCGTACCCGCTCAAGCGGGCCTCAGGTCATCGCCGGCCCGGCCTGCTCCGTGCCGCTGATGTCCCTGAGCAGGTCGTGACAGCGCTTGGCCCGCTCCGAGTCCTGCTGCATGACCTCGCGGAAGAAGTCCGCGATGTCCTCGCGGCCGGCGTTGGAGGCGTCTCGGACGTACTGGCCGTAGTCGTGGCCGGCTTTCAGGGAGTGGTACTGCAGCGAGATCAGGTCGAAGGAGACATCGTCGAATCCGGTTTCACCGGTGGCCATGCGAACACCTCACTTGCTCGGTTCGCGGTGCAGAGCGCCGTCATTCGCGTGGTGCACCGCGAAGAGATGACGGTTTGCTCTGTCGCGTCCAGCATCTTTGGCGCCAGCAGCGGCTGTCAAGACTGCTCCTGCGCATCCGCTGGGCCTGCCTCACGAGCCGGGGCTTCGAGGTCGGCGCCCGCGCCTGGCCTGGGGTCGGTGCTGAGCACCGACATCACGAACTCGTCGTGCCACTGCCCATCCCAGCGCAGCGCGTGGCGAAGCCGGCCCTCCAACTGGAACCCGCACTTCTCATAGACCCGGCGGGCCCGGGGGTTGAACTCGAAGACGCCCAGGCTGACCCGGTGCAGGCCGGCGACGTCGAAGGCGTAGTCGAGGACCAGCCGGGTCGCCTCGGTGCCGTGTCCCTTGCCGAACGCCAGCGGGCCGGCCAGCCAGATCCGGTAGTTGACCGAGGCGTTGTCGGTGTCGAGGTCGTTGAGCACGGCCTCACCGAGAAAGGCGCCGTCGGATCGGCGCAGCACCGCCCAGTCGGCGCGGTCGTGCTGCTGCGCTCGGGTGCTCAGCCACTGCCGCACCTGCTCCCGGTCCAGCGACCCGTGGCTGCCGGTCAACCGCGAGAGCTCAGGATCGGCCAGGCCGAGGAGGTAGTCCTCCAGCACCGAGGCGGTCAACGGCTCGAGCCGGACCAGCTCGCCGGTCAGGACCGGCTGGTCGCGAAACAGGGCAGGACCGATCACAGGGGCCATCTTCCTCGGAGCGAACCCACTGCGCAGCAGAGCACCTGTCTCGTGATACCTCGTCACGATGTGAGCAACATCAGCATCCAGGGCATTGCATACTTAATGAGGATGAGTAATGGTCGTTTAAAGCTGATCACGAAGTGCCAGGTCGTGCTCGGCTCCGTCGCCTAGTCTCCACGGGGGAACCATCATGCGCGCATTCCTGTCCAGCCTTGTCGCCGCCTGCGCGGCGGTGTTGTTGTTCGCGCCCACCGCCGCGAACGCCGAGCCGGTGTCTCGCCTCAAGATCGAGCCCAGGACCAGCGCGTTCTACCAGTACGACGGCAGCCCCACCGGCACCGGTCCGGAGCTTGACGCAGTGAGGGTGCAGGTCCAGCTGCGCGACTGCCCCGCCGGCAATTACGTGCTCTGGATGGATCTCGTTCAGGACGGCGTCAGCTACCCGGTGGCCTCGACCGCCCTGGGCGTCGGTGAGTTCAGCTGCTCCGCCACCGACAGCGCCCCGCGATTGAGCATGGGCTTCTACGGCAACGGCCTGCACCCGGGCACCGCTCAGGTCATCGCCACCGTTTACCGGCAGGAGGACGGCATGCCGGTCCTGGTGGAGAGCACCCGCACGGTGCGCATCCCGGCCGGGGTGAACAACCAGCCCTGAGGCACTGACAGCGCCCGGTGAGCATCTTCGGGTCGCTTCTCAATGCCACAGGCCTACGGTGGAGCCATGCTGACGCTGGAAGACGCCGCCCGGCTGGCGCTGGAACTGCCAGAGGTGACCGAGGGCGAGCGGTACGGCAACCGGACCTGGCAGGTCCACGGCAAGGCCTTCGCCTGGGAACGGCCGTTCAGCAAGGCCGACCTCAAGCGGTTCGGCGAGGTGGCGCCACCGAACGGGCCGATCCTCGCGGTGAAAGTCGCCGACCTGAGCGAGAAAGAAGCTGTGCTGGCGGCGAGCCTGGCCGGCTTCTTCACGATCCCGCATTTCGACGGCTTTCCCGCCGTGCTCATCCAACTCGACAAGGTGAGCAAGAAGGCGCTGCGCGAGGCTGTCGTCGACGGCTGGCTGGCCTGTGCCCCGCGGGCGCTGGCCGAGCAGTACCTCACGTCATAGCGGGGCGTCGGAAGCCGCGTCGGAAAGCCACCGCGACGGCCAGCCTGGCCGGTGGGTGCAGGATGGGCGGATGAGCAAGGACGACATTCGCGACGGCGTGCCGCTGACGAACCTCGATCAGCCGTTGTTCGAGGGCGCGGGCGCCACCAAGCGGGAGTTCGTGGACTACCTCGACGCGGTCGCCGACCGGATGCTGCCGGGCTTGCGGGCCCGGCCGCTGTCGGTGGTGCGCATCCTGCGGGGCCAGGAGGCGTTCATGCAGAAGAACGTCCCCAAGTACACCCCGGAGTGGGTGAAGACCGTGCCGGTGTGGGCTGAGGCCTCCAAGCGTGAGATCTCCTACGCGCTGTGCGATGACCGCCCCACGCTGCTCTGGTTCGCCAACCAGCGCGCGGTGGAGTACCACCCGACGCTGTACCGGATCGACCAGCGCGACCGCCCGACGCATCTGGTGCTCGACATCGACCCGCCAGAGGGGGCAGCGTTTCGCCTGGCCCTGCAGGCGGCCCTGTTGGTGCGCCAGGCGCTGGCCGACGCGGGAATGCAGGGCGCGGTCAAGACCAGTGGCGCCAAGGGCGTGCACGTCCTGGTCCCGGTCGCCGACGCGACGACAGAGGAGGTGGCCGCCG carries:
- a CDS encoding ABC transporter ATP-binding protein, with product MPVVEIREAHKTYRRWRKPAEHAVRGLNLDVEAGGVFGFLGPNGSGKTTTIRLLLGLVRADSGSMRMLGQPVPAQLPQVIGRIGALVETPLFFPQFTGRRNLDLLAQASAIAPRRVDELLDFVGLTARAGDRVKGYSLGMKQRLGIAAALLKNPELLILDEPGNGLDAAGIREVRELIVELGASGVTVLLSSHQLGEVQQVCDRVAIMSHGQVISTGSVADLLASQTTGDVRVRLADPAAGRAVLERAGFTVTSLADAWRVSGVDDPAAVTKALSDAGHYLQELSPIAADLESVFLELTAESTHPAAGTPPVAEAPPVAGARS
- a CDS encoding GNAT family protein, yielding MIGPALFRDQPVLTGELVRLEPLTASVLEDYLLGLADPELSRLTGSHGSLDREQVRQWLSTRAQQHDRADWAVLRRSDGAFLGEAVLNDLDTDNASVNYRIWLAGPLAFGKGHGTEATRLVLDYAFDVAGLHRVSLGVFEFNPRARRVYEKCGFQLEGRLRHALRWDGQWHDEFVMSVLSTDPRPGAGADLEAPAREAGPADAQEQS
- a CDS encoding MmcQ/YjbR family DNA-binding protein gives rise to the protein MLTLEDAARLALELPEVTEGERYGNRTWQVHGKAFAWERPFSKADLKRFGEVAPPNGPILAVKVADLSEKEAVLAASLAGFFTIPHFDGFPAVLIQLDKVSKKALREAVVDGWLACAPRALAEQYLTS
- the ligD gene encoding non-homologous end-joining DNA ligase; translation: MSKDDIRDGVPLTNLDQPLFEGAGATKREFVDYLDAVADRMLPGLRARPLSVVRILRGQEAFMQKNVPKYTPEWVKTVPVWAEASKREISYALCDDRPTLLWFANQRAVEYHPTLYRIDQRDRPTHLVLDIDPPEGAAFRLALQAALLVRQALADAGMQGAVKTSGAKGVHVLVPVADATTEEVAAATRALAVRAERLDPELATTAFVRDEREGKVFLDSTRAGGATVVAAYSPRLRPGVPVSYPLSWDELDGVEPGDFTVHTALALMAEADPWADRMPEPQPLNAALVEEGRLIPVARVAAMHEGKRRARARRESAASAGKAGAADQPPDTSE